A region from the Dehalococcoides mccartyi CG5 genome encodes:
- a CDS encoding Fur family transcriptional regulator — protein sequence MSCLNTIKQSGYKLTLQRKLVVDVIHSVSAHLTAEEIINKVQEKFPDINRSTVYRTLDLLESIGCVVKSKIDDQTIYHHSDEGHHHHLICSRCGQRIECSDDMLAKLRRDIQAKYSFSPNLSHMVINGICADCCK from the coding sequence ATGAGTTGTCTAAATACCATAAAGCAATCCGGCTACAAACTTACTCTCCAGCGCAAGCTGGTGGTTGATGTTATCCATTCCGTTTCTGCCCATTTGACTGCCGAAGAGATAATAAACAAGGTTCAGGAAAAATTTCCGGATATTAACCGCTCAACAGTCTACCGCACTCTGGATTTGCTGGAGAGTATTGGTTGTGTGGTTAAAAGCAAGATAGACGACCAAACTATCTATCACCATTCTGATGAAGGACATCATCATCACCTGATATGCAGCCGGTGTGGGCAGCGGATAGAATGCAGTGACGATATGTTGGCTAAACTCCGCAGGGATATTCAGGCCAAATACAGTTTTTCCCCGAACCTTAGCCACATGGTTATAAACGGTATTTGCGCTGATTGCTGCAAATAA
- a CDS encoding alpha/beta fold hydrolase, whose translation MSVLTNRFVLHGKPPYNLVFLHGGPGAGGELAGLAEDISSAKGVIEPRLYSLGIKEQLEYLSGIITRFGDQKVVLAGYSWGAWLGIMLAGTYPQLISKLILVSCPLFQSAEAKNIMDTRLRRMDEGQKNKLATLTRFLAEAENDAMADESLAEIGKLVLQVDAYSPLYLPDAFLECSYKTYKSIWQEALKLRLENKFEEYLSAVKCPVVAIHGDYDPHPARPVLDYLANHLERFSAVLLKRCGHCPWQEKYAREEFIACLQKEI comes from the coding sequence ATGAGTGTTTTGACTAACCGATTTGTTCTTCACGGTAAGCCGCCATACAATTTGGTATTTTTACATGGCGGACCGGGAGCAGGCGGTGAACTGGCCGGTTTGGCAGAGGACATAAGCTCCGCCAAGGGGGTTATTGAGCCTCGCCTTTACAGTCTTGGCATCAAGGAACAGCTGGAATATCTCTCTGGCATTATTACTCGGTTTGGAGACCAAAAAGTAGTTTTAGCGGGTTATTCTTGGGGGGCGTGGCTGGGTATTATGCTGGCCGGTACTTACCCTCAGCTTATTTCAAAATTGATATTGGTGTCCTGCCCGCTGTTTCAATCGGCAGAGGCAAAGAACATTATGGATACACGCCTGAGGCGGATGGATGAAGGTCAGAAAAATAAATTGGCAACATTAACCCGGTTTCTGGCTGAAGCTGAAAATGATGCTATGGCTGATGAGTCTTTGGCCGAAATAGGCAAACTTGTTTTACAGGTGGATGCATACTCACCCTTATACTTGCCTGATGCGTTTTTAGAGTGCAGTTACAAAACTTATAAATCCATCTGGCAGGAAGCACTCAAATTAAGGCTGGAAAACAAGTTTGAAGAATATCTGTCTGCGGTGAAATGCCCGGTAGTTGCCATACATGGGGATTACGACCCTCATCCGGCCCGGCCTGTTTTAGATTATTTGGCAAACCATCTGGAAAGATTTTCGGCAGTTTTGCTTAAGCGTTGCGGGCATTGCCCATGGCAGGAGAAATATGCACGGGAAGAATTTATAGCTTGTCTCCAAAAAGAGATCTGA
- a CDS encoding PadR family transcriptional regulator yields MKFVILDLLKDKPAHGYEVTQSLEERFHGLYSPSTGSVYPVLQLLEDMEYVTSSEVEGKKIYTITDGGKKFLHEQEETTQKIKERLWGWGNAKNQEYLQNIRTTMNYLDEIRELMGHIAVHNDPAKIIRVNNILDKTLEEMEIVYREK; encoded by the coding sequence ATGAAATTTGTTATTTTAGACTTGCTGAAAGATAAGCCAGCTCACGGCTACGAGGTAACTCAGTCTCTAGAGGAACGTTTTCACGGCCTTTATTCCCCCAGCACCGGCAGCGTCTACCCGGTATTACAGTTACTGGAGGACATGGAGTACGTAACGTCAAGTGAAGTCGAGGGGAAAAAAATATATACGATTACCGATGGCGGTAAAAAGTTTCTGCATGAACAGGAAGAAACCACCCAAAAAATCAAGGAGCGGCTATGGGGCTGGGGAAACGCCAAGAATCAGGAGTACCTGCAAAACATTCGTACAACCATGAACTATCTGGATGAAATCAGGGAACTTATGGGGCACATAGCCGTTCACAATGACCCTGCCAAAATTATCAGGGTCAACAATATTTTGGATAAAACCCTGGAGGAAATGGAAATAGTATATCGGGAAAAATAA
- a CDS encoding MarR family winged helix-turn-helix transcriptional regulator produces the protein MAKQQFQNEADTGRDELLQQLLERMFSLMRHVQRDVSVIKPSLSHPQARLVFIINKYDDSGISVKELARLTSVTPGAITQLIDALIDKKLITRETDTADRRSIKLKLTSAARKEIHQFRKDFFSSIAEKFNVLSTDELKELVSLITKVSPEPITKEDMP, from the coding sequence ATGGCAAAGCAACAATTTCAGAATGAAGCAGACACAGGGAGAGACGAACTGTTACAGCAGCTTCTTGAACGTATGTTTTCTTTGATGAGGCATGTTCAGCGGGATGTTTCGGTTATAAAGCCCTCTCTCAGCCACCCCCAAGCCAGGCTGGTTTTTATAATTAACAAATATGATGATTCGGGAATATCCGTCAAGGAATTAGCCCGCCTAACATCGGTTACACCGGGCGCAATCACCCAGTTAATAGATGCCCTGATTGACAAAAAACTGATAACGCGGGAAACAGACACGGCTGACAGGCGCAGCATAAAGTTGAAACTGACCTCTGCGGCCAGAAAAGAAATACATCAGTTCAGAAAAGATTTCTTCAGCTCCATAGCCGAAAAATTTAATGTCCTGAGTACTGATGAGCTGAAAGAGCTAGTCAGCCTGATCACCAAGGTCAGTCCTGAACCCATTACCAAAGAAGATATGCCGTAG
- a CDS encoding ABC transporter ATP-binding protein, which produces MWKLIKSLKPFTWSIILIFTLLLGQAMSDLSLPDLMSRIINVGIQQQGIENATPTAIRSSEMNRILLFVDSDDKASVTGYYTLLDKDLLSPADYNQYIESYPGLANESIYKLNTDDENAANRLNSILSVPILMVSYIESGAATDILGSQFDLPDGADIFSVLASLPQEQLDAIIQSAASHLSAIPESMVAQSDVSYLATEYQAIGIDLNQMQMNYMVKIGGLMLLLTLVSVTFSVAVGFLAARVAAGFGRDTRRKVFTKVESYSNSEFDKFSTASLITRSTNDIQQIQMILVMLLRIVFYAPIMGVGGIIKALGQDVSMSWIIASAVMAILAMIGVIFVVAIPKFRIIQKFVDKLNLVTREMLSGLMVVRAFNKQQLEENKFEKANIDLTKTTLFINRVMVFMMPAMMLIMNGVGVLIIWVGAHQIDAGAMQVGNMMAFMQYSMQIIMAFLMVSMVFVMMPRATVSAQRIAEVLETEPGIEDPKKPVSFDTNIRGKVEFQNVGFKYPGADDYVLKDISFATKLGQTTAIVGGTGSGKSTLVNLIPRFYDITEGQILIDNTNIRNVTQHDLRDKIGYIPQKTNLFSGTIESNIAYGNENADADTLKKAARIAQLTEYIDTTENGFNTPISQGGANISGGQKQRMAIARAVAKQPEIYIFDDSFSAIDFKTDATLRKALKKETHNATVLIVAQRINTVMNAEQIIVLENGMIVGKGTHKELMENCTVYRELALSQLSMEELSA; this is translated from the coding sequence TTGTGGAAACTAATTAAGTCTCTCAAACCATTTACTTGGTCTATCATCCTTATTTTTACCCTACTGCTTGGGCAGGCTATGAGTGACTTGTCTTTGCCGGACCTGATGTCACGGATAATAAACGTAGGCATACAACAGCAGGGCATTGAAAATGCAACCCCTACCGCCATACGTTCCAGTGAAATGAACCGGATACTCCTGTTTGTGGATAGTGATGACAAGGCATCGGTAACCGGATACTACACACTACTGGATAAAGATTTGCTATCTCCAGCTGATTATAACCAATACATAGAATCCTATCCTGGGTTGGCAAATGAATCAATATACAAGCTAAACACTGACGATGAAAATGCCGCAAACCGCCTAAACTCCATCCTGTCTGTTCCCATACTAATGGTATCGTATATCGAAAGCGGAGCGGCTACTGATATTTTGGGCAGCCAGTTTGACCTGCCTGATGGAGCAGATATATTTTCCGTACTGGCAAGTTTGCCTCAGGAACAGCTTGATGCCATTATTCAAAGTGCCGCAAGCCACCTGTCCGCCATACCCGAAAGTATGGTTGCCCAGTCAGATGTAAGCTACCTGGCTACAGAATACCAAGCTATCGGCATTGATCTCAACCAGATGCAGATGAATTACATGGTCAAAATCGGCGGGTTGATGCTGCTGCTGACACTGGTCAGTGTTACTTTTTCGGTTGCCGTAGGTTTTCTGGCCGCCCGGGTGGCTGCCGGATTCGGACGGGATACCCGCCGTAAGGTTTTTACCAAGGTAGAGAGCTATTCCAACAGTGAATTTGATAAATTTTCTACGGCTTCGCTTATAACCCGCTCTACCAATGATATCCAGCAAATACAGATGATACTGGTAATGCTGCTGCGGATTGTGTTCTACGCCCCCATTATGGGTGTAGGCGGCATAATCAAGGCTCTGGGGCAAGATGTCTCCATGTCATGGATTATTGCCTCAGCCGTAATGGCAATACTGGCCATGATAGGTGTGATTTTCGTAGTGGCAATCCCCAAATTCAGGATAATCCAGAAGTTTGTTGATAAATTAAACCTGGTTACCCGCGAAATGCTGAGCGGCCTAATGGTAGTCAGGGCATTCAACAAGCAGCAACTGGAAGAAAATAAATTTGAAAAAGCCAATATAGACCTGACCAAAACCACTCTGTTTATCAACCGGGTTATGGTCTTTATGATGCCGGCCATGATGCTGATAATGAACGGGGTCGGGGTGCTGATTATCTGGGTGGGTGCACATCAGATAGATGCGGGTGCCATGCAGGTAGGCAATATGATGGCTTTCATGCAATACTCCATGCAGATTATTATGGCCTTCCTTATGGTCTCCATGGTATTCGTCATGATGCCCAGGGCTACAGTCTCTGCCCAACGCATTGCCGAAGTACTGGAAACTGAACCCGGTATTGAAGACCCAAAGAAACCTGTCAGCTTTGATACAAATATCAGGGGCAAAGTAGAATTCCAGAATGTGGGCTTCAAATACCCCGGTGCAGATGACTATGTTCTGAAAGATATTTCGTTTGCTACCAAGCTCGGGCAAACCACCGCTATTGTAGGCGGTACCGGAAGCGGTAAATCAACTCTGGTCAACCTTATTCCCCGTTTTTACGATATAACAGAAGGCCAGATTTTGATAGACAATACCAATATCCGTAATGTCACCCAGCATGACCTGCGGGATAAAATCGGGTATATTCCCCAGAAAACCAACTTGTTCTCCGGCACTATAGAGAGCAATATCGCTTATGGAAACGAAAATGCCGATGCAGACACATTAAAGAAAGCCGCCCGGATTGCCCAGCTGACAGAATATATTGACACCACCGAAAACGGTTTCAATACACCCATATCCCAGGGAGGGGCAAATATCTCCGGCGGGCAGAAACAAAGAATGGCTATTGCCAGAGCAGTAGCCAAGCAACCTGAAATATATATCTTTGATGACAGCTTTTCCGCCATTGACTTCAAGACCGATGCCACTCTGAGAAAAGCCCTGAAGAAAGAGACTCACAATGCTACGGTATTGATTGTAGCTCAAAGGATAAATACGGTTATGAATGCCGAGCAGATTATCGTGCTGGAAAATGGAATGATTGTCGGGAAAGGCACCCACAAAGAGCTGATGGAAAACTGCACAGTATACCGCGAATTGGCCCTGTCACAGCTGTCCATGGAGGAGTTATCAGCATGA
- a CDS encoding ABC transporter ATP-binding protein encodes MPVSGGPMGGGMHMGGGPMGGMRMAHSGEKARNFKDTMTSLLKYLTPYRFTLIIALVLAIFGTVFTIIGPKLLGNATTKLFEGLVSKVMNAPGAGIDFTYIGNIVLILVGLYAVSAICSYIMGYIMTGVSIKVTYDLRKQIAEKINRLPMKFFDNKTYGEVLSHVTNDVDLISNTLTQSMSQMVTSVVTILGVLVMMFTINWIMALASLIIVPVSIGLISLIVGRSQKYFRKQQDYLGHINGHVEEMYSAHNVMKAFNGEEKSITKFEGLNEELYGASWKSQFLSSIMMPMMNFIGNLSYVVVCILGGFLAIQKTIQVGDILAFVQYVRSFTQPLAQTANIVNILQSTAAAAERIFEFLGEGEEVPEPANPVSLKDISGAVSFKDVSFGYSPTKVIIKNFNADIKPGQRVAIVGPTGAGKTTMVKLLMRFYDVNSGAILVDGVNIQDIKRQEYRSAFGMVLQDTWLFNGSIMDNIRFGKLDATDDEVYTAAKTAYIDHFIHTLPNGYEMVMNEESSNISQGQKQLLTIARAVLANPKILILDEATSSVDTRTEMLIQQAMENLMQGRTAFIIAHRLSTIRNADIILVMKDGAIVEQGNHKELLEANGFYASLYNSQFESGLIENN; translated from the coding sequence ATGCCGGTGAGCGGCGGCCCTATGGGTGGCGGCATGCACATGGGCGGCGGCCCAATGGGCGGAATGCGTATGGCACACTCAGGTGAAAAGGCCAGAAATTTTAAGGACACCATGACCAGCCTTTTAAAATACCTGACACCTTATCGCTTTACGCTTATCATTGCACTGGTATTAGCCATTTTCGGTACGGTCTTTACCATCATCGGGCCGAAGCTTCTGGGTAATGCAACCACCAAACTTTTTGAAGGTCTGGTAAGTAAAGTCATGAACGCTCCGGGGGCCGGAATTGACTTTACTTATATAGGTAATATAGTACTGATTCTGGTCGGGCTGTATGCAGTCAGTGCCATATGCAGCTATATTATGGGCTATATAATGACCGGCGTATCCATCAAGGTTACTTATGACCTTCGCAAGCAGATAGCAGAAAAAATAAACCGACTGCCAATGAAATTCTTTGACAACAAGACCTATGGCGAAGTTTTAAGCCATGTTACCAACGATGTTGATTTAATATCCAATACCCTAACCCAAAGCATGTCCCAGATGGTTACCTCTGTAGTTACCATACTGGGTGTGCTGGTGATGATGTTCACTATCAACTGGATTATGGCACTTGCTTCGCTGATAATAGTCCCCGTTTCTATAGGCCTGATTTCCCTGATAGTCGGCCGGTCACAAAAATATTTCCGCAAACAACAGGACTATCTGGGGCATATAAACGGTCACGTTGAAGAAATGTATTCCGCCCACAATGTTATGAAAGCTTTCAACGGCGAGGAAAAATCCATAACCAAATTTGAAGGGTTGAACGAAGAGCTGTACGGCGCATCATGGAAATCCCAGTTCCTCTCCAGCATTATGATGCCCATGATGAACTTCATAGGCAACCTGAGCTATGTGGTTGTATGTATTCTGGGCGGCTTTCTGGCCATACAGAAAACCATTCAGGTAGGCGACATACTGGCTTTCGTCCAGTATGTCAGGTCATTCACTCAGCCGCTGGCCCAAACCGCTAACATTGTAAATATACTCCAGTCTACCGCTGCGGCAGCCGAGCGTATTTTTGAATTTCTGGGAGAAGGCGAAGAAGTCCCCGAACCGGCTAATCCTGTCAGCCTGAAGGATATTTCAGGGGCTGTCAGCTTTAAAGATGTGTCTTTTGGTTATAGCCCGACCAAAGTTATAATCAAAAATTTCAACGCAGACATAAAGCCCGGCCAGCGGGTAGCCATTGTCGGACCTACGGGTGCCGGAAAAACCACTATGGTTAAGCTACTGATGCGCTTTTATGACGTAAACAGCGGGGCTATTCTGGTAGACGGGGTAAATATACAGGATATCAAGAGACAGGAGTACCGCAGTGCCTTCGGTATGGTACTTCAGGATACCTGGCTGTTTAACGGCAGCATTATGGATAATATCCGCTTTGGCAAGCTGGATGCAACCGATGATGAGGTTTACACAGCGGCCAAGACGGCCTACATAGACCATTTTATACATACCCTGCCAAATGGTTATGAAATGGTAATGAACGAGGAATCCAGCAACATCTCACAGGGTCAAAAACAGTTGCTGACCATTGCCAGAGCCGTTTTGGCCAACCCCAAGATTTTGATTTTAGACGAGGCTACAAGCTCGGTGGATACCAGAACCGAAATGCTGATACAGCAGGCTATGGAAAACCTGATGCAAGGCCGCACGGCATTTATAATTGCCCACCGTTTATCCACCATCCGTAATGCAGATATCATACTGGTGATGAAAGACGGAGCGATTGTAGAACAGGGCAACCATAAAGAACTGCTGGAGGCTAACGGTTTTTACGCTTCGCTATATAACAGCCAATTTGAATCAGGACTGATAGAAAATAACTAA
- a CDS encoding 4Fe-4S dicluster domain-containing protein, whose protein sequence is MKSNNQQEQAHKHTPGDFVPVINTSKCEGDGECVLVCPKGVFEIYQLSALEKNQLPFISRLKVSAHGSKQARLIHPERCEGCGNCVSACHEKAIKLKKNLQG, encoded by the coding sequence ATGAAGTCAAATAACCAGCAAGAACAAGCCCATAAACACACTCCCGGTGATTTTGTACCGGTAATAAACACGTCAAAATGTGAGGGGGATGGAGAATGCGTCTTGGTTTGCCCCAAAGGCGTATTTGAGATATACCAATTATCCGCCCTTGAGAAAAACCAGCTGCCCTTTATATCCAGACTTAAGGTATCTGCTCATGGCAGCAAACAAGCCAGATTAATACACCCGGAACGCTGTGAAGGTTGCGGTAATTGTGTAAGCGCCTGTCATGAAAAAGCAATAAAACTTAAAAAAAATCTTCAAGGTTGA
- a CDS encoding MarR family winged helix-turn-helix transcriptional regulator: MEFSDFYKWDPNDAAGLLLMRTCRAIYKELERAYYQIGISPEQAGVFDQIATKGKATINDITRRLLREPHTILGLINRMEANGLIYKEKDPDNHSMITISLTEKGYNTYRQMLDIRKTMVKSTAVLTDDERGQLEKLLKKILDATLKRLDKKG; this comes from the coding sequence ATGGAATTTAGCGACTTTTATAAATGGGATCCAAATGATGCAGCAGGACTGTTACTAATGCGCACCTGCCGGGCTATATATAAAGAACTGGAAAGGGCTTATTACCAAATCGGTATTTCCCCTGAACAGGCGGGAGTTTTTGACCAGATTGCTACTAAAGGCAAGGCTACCATAAATGACATCACCAGGCGTTTACTGAGAGAACCTCATACCATTCTCGGACTTATCAACAGGATGGAAGCCAATGGCCTGATTTATAAAGAAAAAGACCCGGATAACCATAGCATGATAACTATATCCCTGACCGAAAAAGGCTATAATACTTACCGGCAAATGCTGGATATCCGCAAAACTATGGTTAAATCTACGGCGGTTTTGACAGATGATGAACGCGGGCAACTGGAGAAGCTTCTGAAGAAAATACTGGATGCTACCCTGAAACGCTTAGATAAAAAAGGATAG
- a CDS encoding 4Fe-4S binding protein has protein sequence MAEVNRRDFLKAAGVGAAGLSVAAAGSYWNSYHEGQSAFSMQGQEHRQGHEYFNREPFRVDKVTPFSWEVIGPDLPDNHSVGGIHRIDMRWYYGERFKSAGHAVAGSNPAVGYDLTKGDLDCMPNTWPSNGLAGLSTFYQKYYDLYPMMVDVDKEYKYDWLPQLVERFKSSIDSRASFNANEGLIAMARSEAQRAVPVSSITTPPEENDWSGVSARRAVFESPELASQLIKRMAADLGATFVGVTPLNKGWVAYSHAPLGGLGGGTGGRGFGLNTPIKIPEWWDNAILVTGTMSWDVNAGDPNYGDSWTGYNISSQIAQQMVKFLKYLGYPARWHSPFGGYDFPVPGIAAECGMGEIGRTSNCLAPDFGGNVRPAVITTSLPLAADKPVDFNLAEFCSRCKLCAQVCPTQAISYADQPDFEIYGLRRFCTNLAKCRDGWNLGAGPMGCRACISVCPWTKKNTWVHRFVREVLSHDATGTSQNVAIWAERTLYPKNYADDLNPPNYKGVYEPPKWITTNEYVSSFVNTPMGVK, from the coding sequence ATGGCAGAAGTAAATCGTAGAGATTTCCTCAAGGCCGCAGGAGTAGGGGCGGCCGGGTTATCAGTGGCTGCCGCCGGCAGTTACTGGAATTCTTATCATGAGGGCCAATCTGCATTCTCCATGCAGGGCCAGGAACACCGTCAGGGTCATGAATATTTTAACCGCGAACCATTCAGAGTAGACAAAGTTACTCCTTTCAGCTGGGAAGTAATTGGGCCTGATTTACCGGATAACCACTCTGTGGGCGGCATACATCGTATTGATATGCGTTGGTACTATGGCGAAAGGTTCAAGAGTGCCGGACACGCAGTGGCCGGTAGTAACCCGGCAGTCGGCTATGATTTAACCAAAGGCGACCTGGACTGCATGCCCAATACTTGGCCATCCAATGGTTTGGCTGGTTTGTCCACTTTCTATCAAAAATATTATGATCTGTATCCAATGATGGTAGATGTAGACAAAGAGTACAAGTATGATTGGCTTCCTCAGCTTGTAGAACGCTTTAAATCAAGCATAGACAGCCGTGCCAGTTTCAATGCCAATGAGGGGCTTATTGCTATGGCCAGGTCTGAAGCTCAGCGGGCTGTGCCTGTTTCAAGCATAACTACCCCGCCAGAGGAAAACGACTGGTCGGGTGTTTCGGCCCGCCGGGCTGTTTTTGAATCCCCCGAACTGGCCAGCCAGTTAATCAAACGCATGGCGGCTGATTTGGGTGCAACCTTCGTAGGTGTAACACCCCTAAACAAGGGCTGGGTAGCCTATAGCCATGCCCCCTTGGGCGGTCTTGGCGGTGGCACCGGCGGCCGTGGTTTTGGCCTGAATACCCCTATTAAAATACCTGAATGGTGGGACAATGCCATCTTGGTAACCGGTACAATGAGCTGGGATGTAAATGCCGGAGACCCCAACTATGGTGACTCATGGACGGGCTACAATATTTCATCCCAGATAGCCCAGCAGATGGTTAAATTCCTTAAATACCTTGGTTATCCCGCCCGCTGGCATTCCCCGTTTGGCGGTTACGATTTCCCTGTTCCAGGTATCGCTGCTGAATGCGGTATGGGTGAAATCGGGCGCACTTCAAACTGTCTTGCCCCGGACTTTGGCGGCAACGTACGTCCGGCAGTTATCACTACCAGCCTGCCTTTGGCGGCTGATAAACCGGTAGATTTTAACCTGGCTGAGTTCTGCAGCCGCTGCAAACTGTGCGCTCAGGTCTGTCCTACCCAGGCTATCAGCTATGCTGACCAGCCGGACTTTGAGATTTATGGTCTGCGCCGCTTCTGCACCAATCTGGCTAAATGCCGCGACGGTTGGAACCTTGGAGCCGGACCTATGGGTTGCCGTGCCTGTATCTCGGTATGCCCGTGGACCAAGAAGAATACCTGGGTACATCGCTTTGTACGCGAAGTTCTGTCTCATGACGCTACCGGTACATCCCAGAATGTGGCTATTTGGGCTGAGCGGACACTCTATCCCAAAAATTATGCAGACGATCTCAATCCTCCTAACTATAAAGGTGTCTACGAACCTCCGAAATGGATAACTACCAATGAATATGTCAGTAGTTTCGTTAATACTCCGATGGGGGTGAAGTAA
- a CDS encoding zinc ribbon domain-containing protein, with amino-acid sequence MPLYEFRCQFCQSTYEKIGKPDDSPVDCCPGCGGRAQRVVSGFSWKNQTSNLVKFKDSADEKMHYAERRLNEDKSLDPNAWLLKVAQDKLAERAAKSAQA; translated from the coding sequence ATGCCTTTATATGAATTCAGATGCCAGTTTTGCCAGAGCACCTATGAGAAAATAGGCAAACCGGATGATAGCCCGGTTGACTGCTGTCCCGGTTGCGGCGGCAGAGCTCAGCGGGTGGTGTCCGGCTTTTCGTGGAAAAACCAAACATCTAACCTGGTTAAATTTAAGGACAGCGCTGATGAAAAGATGCATTATGCCGAGAGGCGCTTAAACGAAGATAAAAGTCTTGATCCCAATGCATGGCTATTAAAGGTAGCCCAAGATAAACTGGCTGAAAGAGCTGCGAAATCAGCCCAAGCCTGA
- a CDS encoding adenosylcobinamide amidohydrolase gives MLQELKTDTYKELGCFHGVRAGIAYHKALGVSTNTLVIELPEERNILSTRTGLGKAKYILNTHIPPELWDFMHDNSADWQTAYSVVLEEVLKRYDTDLDNVSFLSTGVDQDNIAWAEETYEEFWVLAFATAGVKTNAMRIGCDEASGIERNGKFEKIGTINVILLTGSSLETPTLASSYITLTEAKNVALQELDIRSAAHPDWQATGTGTDQIITVSGTGGKYTYVGGHTKLGEMMARATTRAVKQAIRNCRGY, from the coding sequence GTGTTACAAGAACTTAAGACAGATACTTATAAAGAGCTGGGCTGCTTCCACGGGGTAAGAGCAGGTATTGCCTATCATAAAGCTCTGGGAGTATCCACCAATACTCTGGTTATAGAACTGCCGGAAGAAAGGAATATACTCTCCACCCGCACAGGACTGGGTAAGGCCAAATATATACTCAATACCCATATCCCCCCCGAACTCTGGGACTTTATGCATGACAACTCGGCAGACTGGCAGACAGCCTACTCGGTAGTACTGGAAGAAGTCCTTAAAAGATACGATACAGACCTGGATAATGTCTCATTCCTGTCCACCGGGGTAGACCAGGATAATATAGCCTGGGCGGAAGAAACCTATGAAGAATTCTGGGTGCTGGCCTTTGCCACCGCCGGAGTTAAGACCAATGCCATGCGGATAGGCTGTGACGAAGCCAGCGGCATAGAGCGTAACGGCAAGTTTGAGAAGATAGGCACGATTAATGTTATCCTGCTGACCGGCTCAAGCCTTGAGACACCCACCCTTGCATCTTCATATATAACCCTGACCGAGGCCAAGAACGTAGCCCTGCAGGAACTTGATATACGGAGTGCAGCCCACCCTGACTGGCAGGCAACCGGTACGGGTACAGACCAGATAATTACTGTATCAGGTACAGGGGGCAAATACACTTATGTAGGAGGACACACCAAACTGGGTGAGATGATGGCCAGAGCAACCACCAGAGCCGTCAAACAGGCTATCAGGAACTGCCGGGGGTACTAG
- a CDS encoding biotin transporter BioY gives MQMVGALSQFRYDVFKRRNALNIWAKIGLTLAAAGLIALSAQIKLPLPWTPIPVTLHTFAILLTAVLLGRWWGGAAVAIYAVAGWAGMPVFNGWGAGITATAGYLAGFVILSLFLGYFSDRYIRARSFTTMFGLMLFANFALVYIPGLVWLNYWLVSVLGQPVSFVALLSMGLVPFVVGDIIKIGVAALIVKGVTPKKALGTELDAHKMAGWNIF, from the coding sequence ATGCAAATGGTAGGCGCACTCAGCCAGTTCCGTTATGATGTGTTTAAACGGCGCAATGCCTTGAATATATGGGCTAAAATAGGTCTTACTCTGGCTGCTGCCGGGCTGATTGCCCTGTCTGCCCAGATTAAATTGCCTCTGCCATGGACTCCTATACCTGTTACTCTGCATACCTTTGCCATTTTGCTCACAGCTGTTTTGCTGGGACGATGGTGGGGGGGTGCGGCTGTTGCCATATATGCAGTGGCAGGTTGGGCAGGTATGCCTGTTTTTAATGGTTGGGGCGCCGGTATAACCGCTACTGCCGGTTATCTGGCGGGGTTTGTCATCCTGTCCCTTTTCCTTGGCTATTTTTCTGACAGATATATTCGGGCACGCAGTTTTACCACTATGTTTGGCCTGATGTTATTTGCGAACTTTGCTTTGGTATATATCCCCGGTCTTGTCTGGCTCAACTATTGGTTAGTCTCTGTTTTAGGGCAACCGGTCAGCTTTGTCGCTTTGCTTTCCATGGGGCTTGTGCCCTTTGTTGTAGGGGATATAATCAAAATAGGTGTTGCTGCCCTTATTGTTAAAGGTGTTACCCCTAAGAAAGCTCTTGGCACTGAACTGGATGCCCACAAAATGGCGGGCTGGAATATCTTCTAG